From a region of the Thermoanaerobaculia bacterium genome:
- a CDS encoding helix-hairpin-helix domain-containing protein — protein DLSKAGVGAATIRKLGPLVTAGGAAAARPTRAGKAAAPASPGMVDINTASQKELEGLPGVGVATAKKIIAGRPYSSVADLSRVGVSAKTIEKLAPLVTAGAAGTAAAPSAPALPPAPSRRGEAAPAPAPPAPYAEAPSAQAPSAQETETPTPQVRTPPSAGMVWVNTATKVYHREGDPWYGRTKAGKFMTEADAIKAGYRASKQSMPRK, from the coding sequence CCGACCTGTCGAAGGCGGGAGTGGGCGCCGCGACGATCCGGAAGCTCGGGCCGCTCGTAACGGCGGGCGGTGCCGCCGCGGCTCGGCCCACGAGGGCCGGGAAGGCGGCCGCGCCGGCGTCCCCTGGCATGGTCGACATCAACACCGCGTCGCAGAAAGAACTGGAGGGGCTGCCCGGAGTCGGCGTCGCGACGGCGAAGAAGATCATCGCCGGCCGGCCCTACTCTTCCGTCGCCGATCTGTCCCGCGTGGGAGTTTCCGCGAAGACGATCGAGAAGCTCGCGCCGCTCGTGACGGCGGGCGCCGCGGGAACCGCAGCTGCTCCGTCGGCTCCGGCCCTACCGCCCGCTCCGTCGCGCCGCGGCGAAGCGGCCCCGGCTCCGGCCCCGCCGGCGCCCTACGCTGAGGCGCCGTCTGCTCAGGCGCCCTCGGCGCAGGAGACGGAGACGCCGACGCCCCAGGTTCGGACGCCTCCGTCGGCGGGAATGGTCTGGGTGAACACGGCGACGAAGGTCTACCACCGCGAAGGCGATCCGTGGTACGGCCGGACGAAGGCCGGCAAGTTCATGACGGAGGCCGACGCGATCAAGGCGGGGTATCGCGCCTCCAAGCAGAGCATGCCGAGGAAGTAA